A segment of the Halovivax limisalsi genome:
GCCTTCCGAGACCTCGGGGTCGAACGTCCAGGTCTCGTCCAGGTCGATCCCCGGCGCGTCCACGCCGCGATCCAGGAACGCCGATCCCATCTTCTCCTCGAGGGCGTCGAGCGGACGCTGGACGCCGTCGTAGATGGAGTCGAGCATCCCCGGTCCGAGGTCGACGGAGAGCGGTTCGCCCGAGTTCTCGACGGGTTCGCCGGGGCCGACCCCCGAGGTCTCCTCGTAGACCTGGATCGTGGTCTCGTTTCCTTCGATCTCGATGACCTCGCCCATCAGTCCTTCGTCGCCCACGTAGACGACATCGTTCATCCGGGCGTCGAGGTCCGTGGCGGTCACGACGGGACCGCTCACGCTGTCGATGACACCGTCCTCCTGGACGGTCTCCGTGTCTGTTGCCTGACTCATTAGTCTTCTTCCTCCATCAGGTCGATCCCGATCGCACGTTTGATCTGCTCGCGCAGTCCGCTGCCGCCGGTCCCGCTGCCGATCGTGACGACGACCGGTTCGACGCTCGTCTCGACGCGTTGCCGCACGCCGCGGGAGAGGTGCTCGACGTCGTCGTCGTGCATGACGACGATGCCGACGCCGTCGTCCTCGAGAACGGTCTCGACCGCGTCGTCGAGATCGTCGTCCTTCTGGTCGTCCGGCACGTTCTCGAACCGTCTGACGCCGGCCAGCCGGAATCCGGTCGTAAACTCCGCGCTGCCGACGACGGCGATTTCCTGGCTCATAGGACCACCAGTTCGTTCTCGATCTCGTCTTCGGAGAGGCCGACCTCGCGACCGCGGGCGATCGCGCGGATGTTCTCGACCTCCCGCTCCTTCGCGAGGATGTACGAGAGGACCGCCGAGACGGATACCGGATAGATGCTCGAAAGACGGTCGGAGTACTCCAAGAGCGCCGCGTCCAGCGCGTGCTCGAACTGGATGAGACTGTCGGCCTCGCGCAGCCGATCGAGCGCCGTCGAGAGTCGATCGCCGTAGGTCGGATCCTCGGTGATGTGGGTCACGAGGGCCTCGCGATCGTTGACCAGTCGACGCAGCTCCGCTTCCGTGAAGAGGTCGCCGCCCTCGATGTAGAACTCCGCGGGATCGAGGTCGGCGCCGCTGCGGGCCAGCCGGAGCGCGTTCCGGGCGTTCCGGAAGTCGATCTCGGCCTGCAGGAACTCGACGTACATGGCCTCGGGACCCTCCTGCGGGCGACCGAGGTCCGCGAGCAGGCGCTCGTAGAACGTCCGGTCGAGCGCGTTCTCGAGCGGGACGAGCGTGCCGGTGTCGTCGTACTCCTCGTAGGCCGCAGAGAGCGCATCGTAGAAGATCGTCCGGTTGAGCAGCTCGATCGCGTCCTCGATGTCGTCGACTTCGACGAGCCGGTCGAGGAGCGCGTCGTCGAGTTCGCCCGCGCGGATGAGGTCCGTCCGGATCTCCTCGGCGGGCGTGTCGGTGTAGATCCCGCGCAGGATCGTCTTGACGTTCCAGACGTCGAACTTCCGCAGGTAGCGCGCGATCAGGTCGTAGAGTCGCCCCTCCGACCACTCGAGCAGGTCGTCGAAGTGTTTCGCCAGATTGCGATTCAGCGCGTACTCGATGAGATCCACGCCCGAGAATCGCGTCCCGAGCTGGTTGATCTCGTCCTCGTACTCGCGTTCCTCCATGAACCGCGCGATGCCGCTCGGCCCCATCCGGATCAGCTTCCGGTAGTCCTCGTCCGCGAACAGCGTCGCTCTCCGCGTTCGGACGCGGGCGTTGACGAACTCCGGATTCGAGGCACTGGCACTCATTGCTCGAACAGTCGTTCGCTGATCTCGCGCAGGTTCTCCTCCCAGACGTCCTCGAGGATCGAGTCGAACGTGTTGTTGACCCGGACGCGGGAGCCCTCGCTCTCGACGACGACGCCGCCGAGGCAGTCGCGTTCGCCGGCCACCTCGTAGCCGTCGTAGTCGTCGACGATCGATTCCAGGAGCTCGCGGTCGTCGGCGCGGCCGTAGACGCGGACGGCGTCGCCGGACTCGAACTCCTCGCTTGCAGCCGAAAGCAACGTCCGGGTCAGCTCCTCGCGCGTGTCGCCTTCGAGGGCGGCCAGTTCCGCCTCGACGGCCTCGCGAACGTCACCCAGCACGTCGCGTCGCGCTTCGAGACGCTCCTGCTTGGCCTCGAGTTCCGCGCTGGAGAGTCGCTGCTCGCGCAGCTGCTCGATCTCGCGGTCGGCCTCCCGCTCGGCCTCCTCGCGGATCGCGTCGGCGTCGTCCTCGGCGTCGGCGACGATCTCCTCGGCGCGCCTTTCGCCCTCCTCGCGGATTTCCTCCGCACGCGCGTGGGCTTCATCTCGGATGTCCGCTACGACAGTATCCAAACTCATTGTGAAGTCCGCCGGTTAAGGCATCAAGAAGATGATGACGATGGCGAAAATGACGAGCGTCTCCGGCAGCACTGTCATGACGATGCCCGGGACGAACATGTCGCGGTCCTCGGCGATGGCGCCGACTGCCGCGGCACCGATCCCCCGCTCTGCGTAGCCGGAGCCGAGCGCCGCGAGGCCGACGGCGATCGCCGCCGCCGCGTTCGCATCATACGTGTTAGACTCTGCAGCGGTCGTGAGGGCAGTACTTGCGAAGTCGGGTAGGTTTTCGATCATGGTTTGCTGAAGTCCGTACGTTCAGTTGGCTGTGAACAGTCGTACCTGACGGTGGACACCCCATAAATCCCTCGAAAGAAATCGACACCGCTAAAAGCTGGGTCGCCGATTTTCGGCAGAATTTAGCCTGCGGACCGACCGCTATTTTCACGCGTCGCGATCGGTCCCGCGGCCGAACGAAACCGACGGTTCAGTCGGCCGCCGGAGCGCCGTCGCGGCCGAACGGCTCGTACTCCTCGCCGCCGCCCTCGTAGAACTTCTGGAAGAACTCGACGTACTCCAGGCGCAGCATCTGGATCCCGGCTGCGGTGATGCCGAGCATGAGGACGAGGACGTGCCCGAGAACGAACACGAGCACGCCGCCGAGGACCGCGATCACCGCGGTCGCGCCGTCGCCCATGTGCATCAGCCCTGGGAACGTCTGTTCGTAGCCGCTGACGTCGTAGGTGGGGTAGTTGAAGACCGTCGAGCCGTGGTCCTCGTAGGCACCCCAGACGAGCAGGTTGACCGCGAACGCCATCCCCGCCTTCGCGAGGAGGACGGCCGTCAGCCGCAGGTACGAGAGGACGTGGCCGAACATGTAGGCCGGCGCCTCCGCGATGCCGGCGATCCCCTCGCCGATACCGACCATGACGAGTCCGCCGAACATCGCAACCAGACCGATGATGCCGACGGTCTCGGAGAAGCCGGTAAAGCCGAGGGAGAACGCCTCCATGGCGTACAGCGGACTCCCCTCGCCGAAGAGCAGATCGGGCTTTTGCCCGCCGAGATGCCTGCTGAAGATCCAGACGAACAGCCCGTTCATCGCGAGGATCCACGAGAGTTTCTCGTAGACGGCCGCCTTCAGCCCGTGGCCGAGCTCGTTGAAAAAGCCCATGATGAGCCCCAGGTTGAGGTGGACCAGGCCGAAGATGATGGCCACGACGATCCAGAACCGGGCCCACTCGGTGATCAGCAGCCCCTTCGCGAGCGAGCCCTCGAGCGGCAGCTGCGTGAACGCCTCGCTGAAGTTGTACAGGTGGGTCCCGAACGCCTCGCCGTACAGATAGCCGAAGATCATCGTCGAGGCTCCGGCCCAGATGCCGATCGTCCCGAGGGCCTTGCCCGCGTCCGAGTCGAACGCCCGCCAGACGCCGTAGCCCATCGCCATGTAGAGCAGGCCGTAGCCGATGTCGCCGATCATAAAGCCGAATGCGATGGGGTAGGTCAGGAAGACGAGGAAGGTCGGGTCGAGCTCGCTGTACTTTGGCTGGCCGACCATCTTCACCAGCATTTCGAACGGTCGCGCCGGCGAGAAGTTGTCGAGAACGACCGGCGGATCCTCGTCCATCGTCACCGCGCCAGCGGATCCGGCTGCGGCCGATCCGGTCGTTCCGCCGTCGGTCGCTTTGACCGGTTCGGCGTCGTCCTCCGCGGCCGATTCCGGCGATTGCGGTTCGCGGTCGCCGGCCTCCGAGCGATCCTTCGCGTCCGGTTCGCCGGTCTCGTGTTCCTCGTGGCCGTGGTCGCTGTAGTCCGCGATTTCGAGTTGTTCGATCTCGACGCGGTCGCCGACGGTGTCGCGAAGGCCGGCCTCGAACGCGTCGTAGCGCTCGGCCGGGATCCAGCCCTCGGCGACGAACGCCCGCTCGGTCGTCGCGAACCGAAGCGGCGCCTCGGCCCGTTCGACGTCGGTCGTCAGTTCCGTCTCGACGCGACGCAGGAACGGCCCCGTCTCGGCGGCGATCTCGGCCAGTTCCTCGTCGATCTCGGTCACGTCGGACGCGAGTTCCTCGCGTTCGGCCTCCAGCTCCTCGAGGTACGCAGACGGCGTCGAGTCGACCTCGGGCACCTCGTAACTCGAGAACTCGACGCTGACCAGCGCGTCGGCGATCAGGCCCTCCGTGTCGGCCGCGCGCGGCCGACCGCTGGACGCGGGCGCTGCGGCGATGGCGACGACGTCGCCCCCGACGAAGGTCTCGTACGCGTCGATCTCGTCCGCGGCGTCGAGCTCGGCTTCGATCTCGCGGACGTCGCCCTCGCCGACGACGAGGTCGATGCTCTCGTAGCCCGAGAGGAGTTCGAGGTCGATCCCGAGTTCGGCGAACGGCTCGAGGCGGTCGATCCGATCCTCGACCCGGCGGAGTCGCTCTCGCCGCTCGCTCCGTCGGTCGTCGAGATCGTTGACGCGGACCCGGAGCGCTTCGAGGCGATCCACCCAGTCGTCGGGCAGGGTCGCCTGGGGGTCGACTTCGTCCGGGTCGACCTCGAGCGTGCTCTCGAGCGCGCGGACGGTGACGAGATGTTCCGAGGCTTCGTTTGCGCCCTCGATCGGGTCGCCGTTCTCGAAGCCGGCCCAGGAGCCGTCGTAATCGGAGAGGTGGACGAGCCCCAGTTCGTGGACGGTCTCGATGACGGTGGGCATGACTGCCCGCGAACCCGTCACCGACACCTTCGCCATCTTCTCAGGCCTGAACATCGACGTCCTCCTCGAACAGGGTTACGACGTGGTCGACCACCTCGTCGACCCGTTCGCGGGCGCCGTCGGCGAGCGCCTCGCGTTCGGCCTCGCCCTCGCGGAGGATGCGCTCGCACTCGGCGTCGATCTCCGCCCGGGCCTCCTCGAGGCGCGTTTCTTTGCGTTCGCGCGCCTCGCGTTCCGCCTCGGTGCGGATCTCCTCGGCGCGCTCCCGGGCCTCGGCGATGCGTTCGTCCCGATCGTCTTCCGCCTCGGCGACGATCTCGTCGGCCTCCGTCTCCGCCGACTGTATCCGGTCGAGAACCTCTGGCCTCGGCATAGTCGAATCACGCGAAACTGGACCGGCGGCGTATAAGG
Coding sequences within it:
- a CDS encoding V-type ATP synthase subunit E, which produces MSLDTVVADIRDEAHARAEEIREEGERRAEEIVADAEDDADAIREEAEREADREIEQLREQRLSSAELEAKQERLEARRDVLGDVREAVEAELAALEGDTREELTRTLLSAASEEFESGDAVRVYGRADDRELLESIVDDYDGYEVAGERDCLGGVVVESEGSRVRVNNTFDSILEDVWEENLREISERLFEQ
- the ahaH gene encoding ATP synthase archaeal subunit H, producing the protein MPRPEVLDRIQSAETEADEIVAEAEDDRDERIAEARERAEEIRTEAEREARERKETRLEEARAEIDAECERILREGEAEREALADGARERVDEVVDHVVTLFEEDVDVQA
- a CDS encoding V-type ATP synthase subunit I; the protein is MFRPEKMAKVSVTGSRAVMPTVIETVHELGLVHLSDYDGSWAGFENGDPIEGANEASEHLVTVRALESTLEVDPDEVDPQATLPDDWVDRLEALRVRVNDLDDRRSERRERLRRVEDRIDRLEPFAELGIDLELLSGYESIDLVVGEGDVREIEAELDAADEIDAYETFVGGDVVAIAAAPASSGRPRAADTEGLIADALVSVEFSSYEVPEVDSTPSAYLEELEAEREELASDVTEIDEELAEIAAETGPFLRRVETELTTDVERAEAPLRFATTERAFVAEGWIPAERYDAFEAGLRDTVGDRVEIEQLEIADYSDHGHEEHETGEPDAKDRSEAGDREPQSPESAAEDDAEPVKATDGGTTGSAAAGSAGAVTMDEDPPVVLDNFSPARPFEMLVKMVGQPKYSELDPTFLVFLTYPIAFGFMIGDIGYGLLYMAMGYGVWRAFDSDAGKALGTIGIWAGASTMIFGYLYGEAFGTHLYNFSEAFTQLPLEGSLAKGLLITEWARFWIVVAIIFGLVHLNLGLIMGFFNELGHGLKAAVYEKLSWILAMNGLFVWIFSRHLGGQKPDLLFGEGSPLYAMEAFSLGFTGFSETVGIIGLVAMFGGLVMVGIGEGIAGIAEAPAYMFGHVLSYLRLTAVLLAKAGMAFAVNLLVWGAYEDHGSTVFNYPTYDVSGYEQTFPGLMHMGDGATAVIAVLGGVLVFVLGHVLVLMLGITAAGIQMLRLEYVEFFQKFYEGGGEEYEPFGRDGAPAAD
- a CDS encoding V-type ATP synthase subunit F yields the protein MSQEIAVVGSAEFTTGFRLAGVRRFENVPDDQKDDDLDDAVETVLEDDGVGIVVMHDDDVEHLSRGVRQRVETSVEPVVVTIGSGTGGSGLREQIKRAIGIDLMEEED
- a CDS encoding V-type ATP synthase subunit C, whose product is MSASASNPEFVNARVRTRRATLFADEDYRKLIRMGPSGIARFMEEREYEDEINQLGTRFSGVDLIEYALNRNLAKHFDDLLEWSEGRLYDLIARYLRKFDVWNVKTILRGIYTDTPAEEIRTDLIRAGELDDALLDRLVEVDDIEDAIELLNRTIFYDALSAAYEEYDDTGTLVPLENALDRTFYERLLADLGRPQEGPEAMYVEFLQAEIDFRNARNALRLARSGADLDPAEFYIEGGDLFTEAELRRLVNDREALVTHITEDPTYGDRLSTALDRLREADSLIQFEHALDAALLEYSDRLSSIYPVSVSAVLSYILAKEREVENIRAIARGREVGLSEDEIENELVVL